In Desulfovibrio sp. 86, the following proteins share a genomic window:
- a CDS encoding purine-nucleoside phosphorylase, whose amino-acid sequence MQNSQEVQSATAALRAALEAASGAFSQPFGAHCISCGSTEKNASPIGLILGTGLSGLADRLAERVAVPYADLPGFPASSVDSHVGAFVWGRFPTACGEDDDVPGRPVLIQQGRCHLYEGRTPAEVCMGVRVMAGMGVKTLIITNAAGALNPTFDAGSIMCMTDFINHTGHSPLVGCNCDQWGQRFPDMSMPFDAELRALAMETSAKMGLRLERGVYIGVRGPEMETPAETRMYRQWGADAVGMSTVLEVIAARHMGMRVLGLSCLSNKNLPDCMTPAPLEEIILVAAQAGKNLGRLIRAMVTKL is encoded by the coding sequence ATGCAAAATTCGCAGGAAGTCCAGTCGGCGACGGCGGCTCTGCGTGCGGCTTTGGAGGCAGCCAGCGGCGCCTTTTCGCAACCTTTTGGCGCGCACTGCATTTCGTGCGGCTCCACAGAAAAAAATGCCTCGCCCATAGGGCTCATACTGGGCACCGGCCTTTCCGGGCTGGCGGACAGGCTCGCCGAAAGGGTGGCAGTGCCCTATGCCGACCTGCCGGGCTTTCCCGCATCAAGCGTGGACTCCCACGTGGGCGCTTTTGTGTGGGGGCGGTTTCCCACGGCCTGTGGCGAAGATGACGACGTGCCGGGTCGGCCCGTGCTCATCCAGCAGGGGCGGTGCCATTTATATGAAGGGCGCACCCCGGCGGAAGTGTGCATGGGCGTACGCGTGATGGCGGGTATGGGCGTCAAGACCCTCATCATCACCAACGCGGCCGGGGCGCTCAATCCCACCTTTGACGCCGGTTCCATCATGTGCATGACGGATTTTATCAACCATACCGGGCATTCACCCCTGGTGGGCTGTAACTGCGACCAGTGGGGGCAGCGCTTTCCGGACATGAGCATGCCCTTTGACGCGGAGCTTCGCGCTCTGGCCATGGAAACCTCGGCCAAGATGGGCCTGCGGCTTGAGCGCGGCGTGTATATCGGCGTGCGCGGCCCGGAAATGGAAACCCCGGCCGAGACGCGCATGTACCGGCAGTGGGGGGCTGACGCCGTTGGCATGAGCACAGTGCTTGAGGTCATTGCCGCGCGGCATATGGGCATGCGCGTGCTTGGCCTGTCCTGTCTTTCCAATAAAAATTTGCCGGACTGTATGACCCCGGCTCCTTTGGAAGAAATCATCCTTGTGGCTGCTCAGGCAGGCAAAAATCTGGGTCGCCTCATACGGGCAATGGTGACAAAACTCTGA
- a CDS encoding cache domain-containing protein, whose protein sequence is MLCDLDAHTKAAVEKLAPFMPEIGRCRAVFSQLERQWTWIALTGKINCNAIASTLFDFIFKTRDTFGNLRHDLISMLAEKLLEKAVREMSPVAQVVMDIIKRNLYERTADVSFLATDGEIVRFLQQGGGDEAGMRARLHAYRSKYSVYRDILVLDAQGNVRVQLNTARPVRVSHDPLMGQTLAATDFVETFRPTDLSPDGSAALVYSHVIRAEGEAAPLGVLCLVFDMEGEAADLFSGMARFADDMVVLLLDGQGQAFASSSAVRAPAGRTYDLGGDASFSITGFGGQTSLAVSRPSDGYQGYTGQPWCAQVLRSAQSAFADRPADGLDAALVRREADFSAQLTSIEEQAGDVMGDLTLAALNGQIMAARQSGNARDDERHAAQALPPILDAVRKMCREMEREFHRFTDGLLNTVTASRLNDASFLASITVEIMDRNLYERANDCRWWALTPDFRRILSQPTVSRSDLTRLEGVLEYINSYYTVYANLFLYDARGVIVACSRPAERGHYGEQLNEDYVRRTLALTDSDDFAVSPFRATDLYQPDGLPRPSYIYSAPVFPLEGGPAVGGIGIVFDSLPQFAGMLDDTLPRDCAGKVLAGAEGFFAEAGGIVVAASAPGLTPGESCRLPDEWLALAQGQCASRLESVDGVLYAVGCACSRGYREYKRDGRYVNNVLCVMRLPI, encoded by the coding sequence ATGCTGTGCGATCTTGATGCCCATACAAAGGCCGCTGTTGAAAAACTGGCTCCCTTCATGCCCGAAATCGGGCGCTGTCGCGCGGTGTTTTCGCAGCTTGAGCGGCAATGGACGTGGATTGCCCTTACCGGCAAGATCAACTGCAATGCCATCGCGTCCACGCTGTTCGATTTCATCTTCAAAACGCGCGATACCTTCGGCAACCTGCGCCACGACCTGATCAGCATGCTGGCGGAAAAGCTGCTTGAAAAAGCCGTACGCGAGATGTCGCCCGTGGCCCAGGTGGTCATGGACATCATCAAGCGCAATCTTTATGAGCGCACGGCGGACGTCAGCTTTCTGGCCACAGATGGAGAGATTGTCCGCTTTCTGCAGCAGGGTGGCGGCGACGAGGCCGGCATGCGCGCCCGGCTGCATGCCTATCGCTCCAAGTACAGCGTGTACCGCGATATTCTTGTGCTCGATGCGCAGGGGAATGTGCGCGTGCAGCTCAACACCGCAAGGCCGGTGCGCGTCTCGCACGATCCGCTCATGGGGCAGACGCTGGCTGCAACGGATTTTGTGGAAACCTTTCGCCCCACAGATCTTTCCCCTGACGGGAGCGCGGCGCTCGTCTATTCGCACGTGATCCGCGCCGAGGGCGAAGCGGCCCCGCTGGGGGTGCTCTGCCTTGTTTTCGATATGGAAGGGGAGGCCGCCGATCTTTTTTCCGGCATGGCCCGGTTTGCCGACGATATGGTTGTGCTGCTGCTGGACGGGCAGGGGCAGGCTTTTGCCAGCAGCAGCGCCGTACGGGCTCCTGCGGGCCGTACCTATGACCTTGGCGGCGACGCGAGCTTTTCCATAACCGGCTTTGGCGGCCAGACGTCCCTGGCTGTTTCGCGCCCTTCCGACGGCTACCAGGGATACACAGGCCAGCCCTGGTGCGCGCAGGTGCTGCGCAGCGCGCAAAGCGCCTTTGCCGACAGGCCCGCAGATGGCCTGGATGCCGCGCTGGTGCGCCGCGAGGCGGATTTTTCGGCCCAACTGACCAGCATTGAGGAACAGGCGGGCGATGTCATGGGCGATCTTACGCTGGCGGCGCTCAACGGACAGATCATGGCCGCCCGCCAGAGCGGCAATGCCAGGGATGACGAGCGGCACGCCGCCCAGGCATTGCCCCCCATTCTGGACGCGGTGCGGAAAATGTGCAGGGAAATGGAGCGCGAGTTCCACCGCTTCACCGACGGCCTGCTGAACACGGTGACGGCCTCGCGCCTCAACGATGCCTCGTTTCTCGCATCCATCACCGTTGAAATTATGGACCGCAACCTTTACGAGCGCGCCAACGACTGCCGCTGGTGGGCGCTGACGCCCGACTTTCGGCGGATACTGTCGCAACCCACTGTCAGCAGGAGCGATCTGACCCGGCTTGAGGGCGTGCTTGAGTACATCAACAGCTACTATACGGTGTACGCGAACCTCTTTCTGTACGACGCGCGCGGCGTCATCGTGGCCTGCTCCCGGCCAGCGGAGCGCGGCCATTATGGCGAGCAGCTCAATGAGGACTATGTGCGCCGCACCCTGGCGCTCACGGATTCCGACGATTTCGCCGTTTCGCCCTTTCGCGCCACAGACCTGTATCAGCCGGACGGCCTGCCCCGGCCCTCCTACATCTACAGCGCGCCGGTATTTCCGCTCGAGGGCGGCCCGGCGGTGGGCGGCATCGGCATTGTCTTTGACTCCCTGCCCCAGTTCGCGGGCATGCTGGACGATACGCTGCCCAGAGACTGCGCGGGCAAGGTGCTGGCTGGGGCGGAAGGCTTTTTTGCCGAGGCCGGGGGCATTGTGGTGGCCGCCAGCGCGCCGGGCCTGACGCCGGGCGAAAGCTGCCGCCTGCCCGACGAGTGGCTGGCTTTGGCCCAGGGCCAGTGCGCCTCGCGTCTGGAATCCGTTGACGGCGTGCTCTATGCCGTGGGCTGCGCATGTTCGCGCGGCTACCGGGAATACAAGCGCGACGGCCGCTACGTCAACAACGTGCTGTGCGTCATGCGCCTGCCCATTTAG
- a CDS encoding GNAT family N-acetyltransferase has translation MQQPTPTTGAAPRLRRAVTADHAALAALWKRSVVATHHFLTPQAVDELYTAILREYLPGVEELWVAEYEPSSPEALGPNVPDPDTLRPVGFMGCNWPQIEMLFVEPECFGLGIGKMLLGHAQQRAMAESATLTLDVNEQNPAALAFYEHMGFVVTGRSPVDGQGRPYPLLHMEWRRP, from the coding sequence ATGCAACAGCCCACCCCCACTACCGGAGCAGCGCCGCGTCTGCGCCGCGCCGTGACCGCCGACCATGCCGCCCTGGCCGCCCTCTGGAAGCGCAGCGTTGTCGCAACACACCACTTTCTCACGCCGCAGGCCGTGGACGAGCTGTATACTGCCATCCTGCGGGAATACCTGCCGGGCGTGGAAGAATTGTGGGTGGCGGAATACGAGCCTTCCAGCCCAGAAGCGCTCGGCCCAAATGTACCCGACCCGGATACGCTCCGCCCTGTGGGTTTTATGGGCTGCAACTGGCCGCAGATAGAAATGCTGTTTGTGGAGCCGGAATGTTTCGGCCTTGGCATCGGCAAGATGCTTCTTGGCCATGCCCAGCAGCGGGCCATGGCGGAGAGCGCGACGCTGACCCTTGACGTCAATGAGCAGAACCCCGCCGCCCTGGCTTTTTATGAACACATGGGCTTTGTGGTGACGGGGCGCTCTCCCGTGGACGGGCAGGGCCGCCCGTACCCGCTGTTACATATGGAATGGCGACGGCCCTAG
- the typA gene encoding translational GTPase TypA, translated as MQHNESLRNVAIIAHVDHGKTTLVDALFKQGGVLRAGQQLDDRVMDSMDLERERGITIAAKNCAVSWNGVKINIIDTPGHADFGGEVERSLSMTTGAILLVDASEGPLPQTRFVLRKTLEAGLPVVVVINKIDRKDARPQEVLNEIYDLFIDLDANEAQLEFPVLYAIGRAGVAMNNIDDEQKDLSPLFEAILKYIPGPAHDPDQPFQMLVADLDYSDYLGRLAVGRIMHGHVQSKESLACIGEDGQPRPLRATKLQVYDGLQLAEVETAQPGDIVVLAGIEDVTIGDTICTRENPRALPRIRVDEPTVAMRFGINTSPLAGREGKLVQSRAIHDRLVKETLRNVAVRVEDTADRDAFLVKGRGEFQMAILIETMRREGFELSVGRPEVILQKDENGKTLEPIERLYVDCDETFMGVVTEKLAQRKGRMVNCINNGTGRVRLEFSVPARGLIGYRDEFLTDTKGTGIMNSYLDGYEEWRGDFLTRYSGSIVADRAGSGVAYALYNLEPRGILFVEPGDPVYEGMIIGEHNRDNDIDVNATKEKKLTNLRASGKDENVTLTPVKKMTLEHALHFVREDELVEVTPLSIRLRKSELSAQKRYQTAGKRKSS; from the coding sequence ATGCAGCACAATGAATCTCTTCGCAATGTAGCCATTATAGCACACGTTGACCACGGCAAGACCACCCTTGTGGACGCACTCTTCAAGCAGGGCGGCGTTCTTCGCGCTGGCCAGCAGCTTGACGATCGCGTCATGGACAGTATGGATCTGGAACGCGAGCGCGGCATCACCATTGCCGCCAAAAACTGCGCGGTGTCGTGGAACGGCGTCAAGATCAACATCATCGATACGCCTGGCCACGCTGACTTTGGCGGCGAAGTTGAACGCTCGCTCTCGATGACCACGGGCGCCATCCTGCTGGTGGACGCCTCCGAGGGGCCGCTGCCCCAGACCCGCTTTGTGCTGCGTAAAACCCTTGAGGCCGGGCTGCCTGTCGTGGTCGTCATCAACAAGATCGACCGCAAGGACGCACGCCCCCAGGAAGTGCTCAACGAAATTTACGACCTTTTCATCGACCTTGACGCCAACGAGGCGCAGCTCGAATTTCCGGTTCTATACGCCATCGGCCGCGCGGGCGTGGCCATGAACAACATCGATGACGAACAGAAAGACCTGTCGCCGCTTTTTGAAGCCATCCTCAAGTATATCCCCGGCCCGGCGCACGATCCCGACCAGCCCTTCCAGATGCTGGTGGCCGACCTTGACTATTCCGACTATCTGGGCCGTCTGGCCGTGGGCCGCATCATGCACGGCCATGTGCAGAGCAAGGAATCGCTTGCCTGCATAGGCGAAGACGGGCAGCCCCGCCCCCTGCGCGCCACCAAGCTTCAGGTGTATGACGGCCTGCAGCTGGCCGAGGTCGAAACCGCCCAGCCCGGCGACATCGTCGTGCTGGCGGGCATTGAAGATGTGACCATCGGCGACACCATCTGCACCCGCGAAAATCCCCGCGCCCTGCCGCGCATCCGCGTGGACGAACCCACCGTGGCCATGCGTTTTGGCATCAACACCTCCCCACTGGCCGGGCGCGAAGGCAAACTGGTGCAGAGCCGCGCCATCCATGACCGCCTGGTCAAGGAAACGCTGCGCAACGTGGCCGTTCGCGTTGAAGACACGGCAGACCGCGACGCTTTTCTCGTCAAGGGCCGTGGCGAATTCCAGATGGCCATTCTTATCGAAACCATGCGCCGCGAGGGATTTGAACTTTCCGTGGGCCGTCCCGAGGTCATCCTGCAAAAGGACGAAAACGGCAAGACCCTTGAGCCCATTGAACGCCTCTATGTGGACTGCGACGAGACCTTTATGGGCGTGGTCACTGAAAAGCTGGCCCAGCGCAAGGGCCGCATGGTCAACTGCATCAACAACGGCACCGGCCGTGTGCGCCTTGAATTCAGCGTGCCCGCGCGCGGCCTTATCGGCTACCGCGACGAGTTCCTCACGGACACCAAGGGCACGGGCATCATGAACTCCTACCTCGACGGCTATGAAGAATGGCGTGGCGATTTTCTCACGCGCTACTCCGGCTCCATCGTCGCCGACAGGGCGGGCAGTGGCGTGGCCTATGCCCTCTACAACCTTGAGCCGCGCGGCATCCTTTTTGTGGAGCCGGGCGACCCTGTGTACGAAGGCATGATCATCGGCGAGCACAATCGCGATAACGACATCGACGTCAATGCCACCAAGGAAAAGAAGCTCACCAACCTGCGCGCGTCGGGCAAGGACGAAAACGTCACCCTTACGCCCGTGAAAAAGATGACGCTGGAGCATGCCCTGCACTTTGTGCGCGAAGACGAACTGGTGGAAGTGACGCCCCTGTCCATCCGTTTGCGCAAGTCGGAACTTTCGGCGCAGAAGCGGTACCAGACCGCAGGCAAGCGCAAGAGCAGCTAG
- a CDS encoding biotin carboxylase N-terminal domain-containing protein, which produces MDKAQETIPLQKHKILVANRGEIAIRIMKACRKLGVAFTAIFTAEDAASGHVRMAREEGGAKSLFRVSSYHDANELMAVADEAGCTAVHPGYGFFAEDFRFARRVAKRDRKLIFIGPSWKIIRELGDKINTKRLARSLGVPTVPGSDRPIYDEMEAERIAKSIFEFQAQQGISRPLVLVKASAGGGGMGIEEVYDPDQFRSVYRRIRSYALRQFKDEGVLIEQRITDFNHLEVQVVSDRSGMNPVHFGTRNCSIQSTGLQKRIEVAPGFVPDELKYTFDAGKVLTDIVHYSLTMARKVGYDNVGTWEWIVTRKGEPFLMEVNTRIQVENGVSARISKVKGQGNVDIIAEQIRIGLGEPLGYGQSDITFDGVGIEYRLIAEDPDNNFTPWVGRIERFQWSDQPWLTMLTHVPTKEPYEIPTEFDPNLALAIIWGKDLEEAKARGLEFLNDLHLEGHNGTGQELKSNVNFLAANTGRILRF; this is translated from the coding sequence TTGGACAAAGCTCAGGAAACCATCCCCCTGCAAAAGCATAAAATTCTGGTAGCCAACAGGGGCGAAATCGCCATTCGCATCATGAAAGCCTGCCGCAAGCTGGGCGTGGCCTTTACAGCCATCTTCACCGCCGAAGACGCGGCTTCCGGGCACGTGCGCATGGCGCGGGAAGAAGGGGGCGCAAAAAGCCTTTTCCGCGTCTCTTCCTACCACGACGCCAACGAACTCATGGCCGTGGCCGATGAGGCGGGCTGCACCGCCGTACACCCCGGCTACGGCTTTTTTGCCGAGGACTTCCGCTTTGCCCGCCGCGTTGCCAAGCGCGACCGCAAGCTCATCTTCATCGGCCCCTCGTGGAAAATCATCCGTGAGTTGGGCGACAAGATCAACACCAAGCGCCTGGCCCGCAGCCTTGGCGTGCCCACGGTGCCCGGTTCCGACCGCCCCATCTATGACGAGATGGAAGCCGAACGCATTGCCAAGAGCATTTTTGAATTTCAGGCCCAGCAGGGCATCAGCAGGCCCCTTGTGCTTGTGAAGGCTTCGGCTGGCGGCGGCGGCATGGGCATTGAGGAAGTGTACGACCCCGATCAGTTCCGTTCCGTCTACCGCCGCATACGCAGTTACGCGCTGCGCCAGTTCAAGGACGAGGGCGTGCTGATCGAACAGCGCATCACCGACTTCAACCATCTGGAAGTGCAGGTTGTTTCCGACCGGTCGGGCATGAACCCCGTGCATTTCGGCACCCGCAACTGCTCCATCCAGTCCACAGGCCTGCAAAAGCGCATTGAAGTCGCCCCCGGCTTTGTGCCCGACGAACTCAAATATACCTTTGACGCGGGCAAGGTGCTGACCGACATCGTTCACTATTCCCTCACCATGGCCCGCAAGGTGGGCTACGACAACGTGGGCACCTGGGAGTGGATCGTCACCCGCAAGGGCGAACCCTTCCTTATGGAGGTCAACACCCGCATCCAGGTGGAAAACGGCGTGTCAGCCCGCATTTCAAAGGTCAAGGGACAGGGCAACGTGGACATCATCGCCGAGCAGATCCGCATCGGCCTCGGCGAACCCCTGGGCTACGGCCAGTCCGACATCACCTTTGACGGCGTGGGCATTGAATACCGCCTTATCGCCGAAGATCCCGACAACAACTTTACCCCCTGGGTGGGTCGTATAGAGCGCTTCCAGTGGAGCGACCAGCCCTGGCTGACCATGCTCACCCATGTGCCGACAAAAGAACCCTACGAAATCCCGACAGAATTCGATCCAAACCTGGCTCTTGCCATCATTTGGGGCAAGGATCTGGAAGAAGCCAAGGCCCGTGGCCTTGAGTTTCTGAATGACCTGCACCTTGAGGGACACAACGGCACAGGCCAAGAACTGAAGTCCAATGTCAATTTTTTAGCGGCCAACACCGGACGAATCCTCCGCTTTTGA